Proteins encoded together in one Terriglobia bacterium window:
- a CDS encoding class I SAM-dependent methyltransferase yields the protein MGTDYDLIAEQYKQSKLSPWRTYIEQHTMLELLGDVRGKSVLDLACGEGYYSRIYKRIGAGRVVGVDLSHKMIELARASESQSPLGVEYVVGDAIDYQPDEPFDIVSAGYLLNYANTPEKLLAMCQAVSRSLRSGGRFVTVNNNPAQSPERFAATREYGFIKSAGEQLRPGTPITYTIFQDGGTFTFDNYYLSVDAHEAALQAVGLRDVEWVAPRLSPQWSEDPAFWDDFFDDPSVIFLQCKK from the coding sequence ATGGGGACGGACTACGACCTGATCGCCGAGCAATACAAGCAATCCAAACTTTCGCCGTGGCGCACCTACATCGAGCAGCACACGATGCTGGAGTTGCTGGGAGACGTGCGCGGGAAGTCGGTGCTCGACCTGGCCTGCGGCGAGGGTTACTACTCGCGGATCTACAAACGCATTGGGGCCGGGCGCGTGGTGGGCGTTGACCTCTCGCATAAGATGATCGAGCTGGCGCGCGCCAGTGAAAGCCAGTCGCCATTGGGCGTTGAATATGTTGTTGGTGACGCCATCGATTATCAGCCCGACGAACCCTTCGACATCGTTTCCGCCGGCTACCTGTTGAATTATGCGAACACCCCGGAGAAGTTGCTCGCCATGTGCCAGGCCGTCAGCCGCTCACTGCGATCGGGCGGCCGATTTGTTACCGTCAACAACAATCCTGCCCAGTCGCCTGAGAGGTTCGCGGCCACGCGAGAGTACGGCTTCATCAAGAGCGCCGGCGAACAGCTTCGACCCGGCACGCCGATTACTTATACAATTTTTCAGGATGGCGGCACGTTTACTTTTGACAATTATTACCTGAGCGTCGATGCCCACGAAGCAGCCCTGCAGGCGGTTGGCCTGCGCGATGTCGAGTGGGTCGCGCCGCGCCTCTCTCCCCAGTGGAGCGAAGACCCGGCCTTCTGGGACGACTTCTTCGACGACCCGTCCGTCATTTTCCTCCAGTGCAAAAAGTAG